A window of Thermococcus aggregans contains these coding sequences:
- a CDS encoding sulfite exporter TauE/SafE family protein has product MEKVLLLFIAALGGFIGSLMSGGSMVTFFILTLFDLPAKTAVGTLKMVIAALTLVSSLTYLKAGILNLRVVLTMVLFSLIGSYIGSSFLLSMPEEAANVVVMLFLIMGVYFTLKEPQGEPILKGKLHQSIVGLAIGIYIGVLGIASTLVVISLLRMFFRLELLRANAMAKVIIFFNNLIAFINYAENGSVDYSIGMLLIFPVIAGSWLGATTALKMDPKYLKGVFVGISILTVINLLKDLIV; this is encoded by the coding sequence ATGGAAAAAGTTCTTCTTTTATTTATAGCTGCACTTGGAGGTTTCATAGGGTCTCTGATGAGCGGAGGGAGTATGGTAACTTTCTTTATTCTCACGCTCTTTGATCTTCCCGCAAAAACTGCTGTCGGGACGTTAAAAATGGTCATTGCGGCATTGACTCTTGTCTCTTCTCTCACTTACCTTAAAGCGGGCATCTTGAATTTGAGGGTGGTTTTGACTATGGTGCTCTTTTCTCTAATTGGTTCATATATTGGAAGTTCTTTTTTGCTGAGTATGCCTGAAGAAGCCGCTAACGTTGTGGTAATGCTGTTTCTTATAATGGGTGTGTATTTTACGTTGAAAGAGCCCCAAGGAGAACCAATACTTAAAGGCAAGCTGCATCAATCCATTGTGGGACTTGCAATTGGTATTTACATAGGAGTCTTGGGAATAGCGTCAACGCTTGTAGTTATCTCCCTTCTGAGGATGTTCTTTAGACTGGAGCTTTTAAGGGCAAACGCGATGGCAAAAGTCATAATTTTCTTTAACAACCTTATTGCCTTTATAAACTATGCAGAAAACGGAAGTGTTGACTATTCCATTGGAATGCTCCTAATTTTCCCTGTTATTGCTGGTTCGTGGTTAGGTGCTACGACTGCCCTTAAAATGGATCCCAAGTACCTCAAGGGAGTATTCGTTGGTATTTCTATCTTGACTGTAATTAATCTTCTGAAGGATTTAATAGTTTAA
- a CDS encoding DUF3226 domain-containing protein produces MIIVTGDKYDEILKEKNSEKILFPEYGKNKEKLKEFVSNLNGNEIIVTASLELIDLILNRFQGEGHFLIYSNTGEELTFKEAYELRKYLDFDLRGAEINETEKVSVLFCEGKTDSKFFKASYKKLFGFKEAREVPPNLTLIERLFKRDNYELIKNDGYIAIIPSEGSAGVIRNLGNFLRAMEVFEFQVEKIGVAIDIDESEEAVMDSIKGKLSSFSYNQTEEGFKVGKVTVIPLLIGTKIDLGPCVEWQKPTIEDFMLAILKGDRTFKKLERAINILCIDLKRKLKPKEVIYLAMAAKKFWGNLEGFYEMSIMRTPKWKVEKVVKESKIYEKMEALLPSR; encoded by the coding sequence ATGATAATAGTTACCGGAGATAAATACGACGAAATCCTAAAAGAGAAAAACTCTGAAAAAATCTTGTTTCCAGAGTACGGAAAGAACAAAGAAAAGCTGAAAGAATTTGTTAGCAATCTGAATGGCAATGAAATAATAGTAACTGCAAGCTTAGAGCTTATCGACCTCATACTGAACAGATTTCAAGGAGAGGGGCATTTCTTAATTTATTCGAACACAGGGGAAGAACTAACGTTCAAAGAAGCTTATGAGCTAAGAAAATACCTTGATTTCGACCTGAGAGGAGCAGAAATTAACGAAACAGAAAAAGTTAGCGTTCTATTCTGCGAAGGAAAGACTGACTCAAAGTTTTTCAAGGCCAGTTATAAGAAGCTCTTTGGCTTTAAAGAGGCCAGAGAAGTTCCTCCTAACTTGACGTTAATTGAAAGGCTTTTCAAAAGGGACAACTACGAGCTGATAAAAAATGATGGATACATCGCTATAATCCCCAGCGAAGGAAGCGCGGGAGTAATAAGGAATCTTGGAAATTTCTTGAGAGCGATGGAAGTTTTTGAATTTCAGGTTGAAAAGATAGGCGTGGCAATTGATATAGATGAAAGTGAAGAAGCCGTAATGGACTCCATAAAGGGCAAACTCTCATCTTTCAGTTATAACCAAACTGAAGAAGGCTTTAAAGTCGGAAAAGTTACAGTGATTCCCCTTTTAATTGGAACAAAAATAGACCTCGGCCCCTGTGTAGAGTGGCAAAAACCAACTATCGAAGACTTTATGCTGGCAATTCTTAAGGGAGATAGGACATTCAAAAAGCTTGAGAGAGCCATAAACATTCTCTGTATAGACCTAAAACGAAAATTAAAGCCAAAAGAGGTTATTTATTTGGCTATGGCAGCCAAGAAGTTCTGGGGAAACCTTGAAGGCTTTTATGAGATGAGCATAATGAGAACTCCAAAGTGGAAAGTTGAGAAAGTCGTAAAAGAAAGCAAAATATATGAGAAAATGGAGGCTTTACTCCCATCTCGCTAG
- a CDS encoding Gfo/Idh/MocA family protein — MGKLKVGVIGCGNIFNLAHKNALKNLKEVKVVACMDIKAKKAKEVAKEFNAKAYTDLDEFLDLDLDVVEILTPTYTHAELAIKALKSGKHVIVEKPIALTTEEAQKMIKTAEKEGLWLLVGHTRRFDKRWVQIKEVIKKRNILPVQIRKAEVQRLPFPETAWYWKPNKGGGVAIDLGVHVTDFLRWYFESEPVKILGIGKAIRKEAKVNGTYDHFLMMIQFKGGKTGLAEVSWAYSYPARYGVFYHHLDILGKNGRIRYTPLDTPVVGVVKSHFEMPRFSPLLSAFPEAFETELRHFFRVIMGKEEPRITAKDALIALQMAEMAIESAKRGEPLEFKGVVE, encoded by the coding sequence ATGGGGAAGCTAAAAGTTGGAGTAATAGGATGTGGAAATATATTCAACCTTGCCCACAAAAATGCCCTCAAAAACCTAAAGGAAGTAAAAGTCGTCGCTTGCATGGATATAAAAGCAAAAAAGGCAAAAGAGGTCGCAAAAGAGTTCAATGCAAAGGCATATACAGATTTAGATGAATTTTTGGACTTGGATTTAGATGTTGTTGAGATTCTAACACCCACGTACACTCACGCCGAGCTGGCTATAAAGGCCTTGAAAAGCGGTAAACATGTAATTGTGGAAAAACCCATAGCTCTTACGACTGAAGAGGCCCAAAAGATGATAAAAACAGCAGAAAAAGAAGGATTGTGGCTTTTGGTTGGCCATACAAGAAGATTTGACAAGCGGTGGGTGCAGATAAAGGAAGTCATAAAAAAGAGAAATATACTCCCAGTGCAGATAAGGAAAGCAGAAGTCCAAAGACTGCCATTTCCGGAAACTGCGTGGTACTGGAAGCCCAACAAAGGAGGCGGCGTTGCAATAGATTTAGGCGTTCATGTTACGGACTTTCTCAGGTGGTACTTTGAAAGTGAGCCGGTAAAAATCCTTGGAATAGGGAAAGCCATAAGAAAGGAGGCAAAAGTAAATGGAACGTACGACCACTTCTTAATGATGATACAGTTTAAGGGAGGAAAAACCGGCTTGGCAGAGGTAAGCTGGGCGTATTCCTATCCAGCACGTTATGGGGTCTTTTACCACCACTTGGACATTCTGGGGAAGAATGGAAGGATACGATACACCCCCTTAGATACACCAGTGGTTGGAGTAGTAAAGAGCCACTTCGAAATGCCGCGCTTCTCGCCGTTGCTTTCAGCATTCCCAGAAGCATTTGAAACAGAGCTAAGACATTTCTTCAGAGTGATCATGGGCAAAGAAGAACCAAGAATAACCGCAAAAGATGCACTAATAGCACTCCAAATGGCAGAGATGGCAATAGAGTCTGCAAAAAGAGGAGAACCCTTGGAGTTTAAGGGGGTGGTAGAATGA
- a CDS encoding DUF2391 family protein, with translation MMNESNAEGMIDPRVAEREKMESELKKLNENVARLSKQMGEIQEELDRKNKPDKLGWDDVVQEIIGAMTFSLPFLFTEEIWDIAKTIDVWRTLAIFLMTLFMAYLFISKAKLSNIEKEEWHHIPKRLLTVTAVSYMTSPLLIYLYGVSSIANFSLGQYISATIIVSTFAVIGAIAVDLVK, from the coding sequence ATGATGAATGAATCCAATGCTGAAGGGATGATTGACCCCAGAGTGGCTGAGCGTGAAAAAATGGAAAGTGAACTCAAAAAATTAAACGAAAATGTGGCAAGGCTTTCTAAACAGATGGGTGAGATACAGGAAGAGCTGGATAGAAAAAACAAGCCCGATAAACTTGGATGGGATGACGTGGTTCAGGAAATCATCGGTGCAATGACGTTTTCTCTCCCATTCCTCTTTACCGAAGAGATATGGGACATAGCAAAAACGATAGACGTATGGCGAACACTTGCCATCTTCCTAATGACTCTTTTTATGGCCTACCTCTTTATTTCAAAGGCCAAACTTTCAAACATAGAAAAGGAAGAGTGGCATCACATACCTAAAAGACTACTTACTGTCACGGCTGTTTCCTATATGACCTCACCCCTTTTGATCTACCTTTACGGCGTAAGCAGCATCGCCAACTTCTCATTAGGGCAGTATATTAGCGCCACAATCATCGTAAGTACTTTTGCTGTTATCGGAGCTATAGCGGTTGATCTGGTGAAGTAG
- a CDS encoding glycosyltransferase: MKIIVCIPSYNNADTIGYVVRQAAEGLKKYFGGGIIINSDGGSTDGTRKVVMETPVPEGVEVRSVVYRWPIPGKGSAMKEVLEIARDEGADVVVFVDSDLRSITPEWIYKFVKPIEEGYHFVVPLYLRHKYDGTITNNIAYPMTASLYGYNVRQPIGGDFGISAELIDVYLRDEEIWKTDVARFGVDIFLTTTAIAEGFKVIQTALGVKIHNPKDPAASLGPMFNQVVGTLFMLMGKYEDKWKNVREIKPVPVFGEMDVREPEPVKVTLELLKEKARKLFEENEKILEKALSEETFEEVKEALKTFDFDDVLWSHVLFDSAVAYKKGILKNAEPLVPLYFAKTADFVEKTKDMTTEEAEKLVLKRAETFLKEKDYLLARWE, translated from the coding sequence ATGAAAATTATCGTGTGTATTCCAAGCTATAACAACGCCGATACCATCGGATACGTCGTTAGACAAGCTGCAGAGGGACTAAAGAAGTATTTTGGAGGGGGAATAATTATCAACTCAGACGGTGGAAGCACTGATGGTACAAGAAAAGTCGTCATGGAAACTCCCGTTCCCGAAGGAGTTGAGGTAAGGAGCGTAGTTTACAGGTGGCCAATACCAGGAAAGGGCAGTGCTATGAAGGAAGTCCTAGAGATAGCAAGAGATGAGGGTGCAGATGTAGTAGTGTTTGTTGATAGCGACCTAAGAAGCATTACTCCGGAGTGGATCTACAAATTCGTCAAGCCAATTGAGGAAGGATATCACTTCGTTGTCCCCCTGTATCTGAGGCACAAATACGATGGGACGATAACTAATAACATTGCTTATCCGATGACAGCATCTCTCTATGGCTACAACGTTAGACAGCCAATAGGAGGAGACTTTGGGATCAGCGCAGAGCTTATAGATGTCTATCTTAGAGACGAAGAAATTTGGAAAACCGATGTAGCGAGATTCGGAGTAGACATATTCCTAACAACCACCGCAATAGCAGAAGGTTTCAAGGTAATCCAGACAGCACTTGGAGTTAAAATCCATAATCCAAAGGATCCGGCGGCTTCCTTGGGACCTATGTTCAACCAAGTTGTAGGAACACTCTTTATGCTGATGGGCAAGTATGAGGACAAATGGAAGAATGTAAGGGAGATAAAACCTGTTCCCGTTTTCGGGGAGATGGATGTTAGAGAACCAGAACCTGTCAAGGTCACTTTGGAATTGCTAAAGGAGAAGGCAAGGAAGCTCTTTGAAGAGAATGAAAAGATTTTGGAGAAGGCACTCTCAGAAGAGACGTTTGAAGAAGTCAAAGAAGCCTTGAAGACATTTGACTTCGATGACGTCCTTTGGAGCCATGTTCTCTTTGATAGTGCTGTAGCGTATAAGAAAGGAATACTCAAAAACGCTGAACCCTTAGTGCCGCTCTACTTTGCAAAAACTGCAGACTTCGTGGAGAAAACAAAAGACATGACAACAGAAGAAGCTGAAAAGCTAGTCCTGAAGAGAGCAGAGACGTTCTTGAAGGAGAAGGATTACCTTCTAGCGAGATGGGAGTAA
- a CDS encoding Gfo/Idh/MocA family protein — protein MINVGIISYAHPHALRYGTTFASNPKAKLYAISGDGANADVARAEAQKLNAKFYKSYEDLLKDKKIDAVYIAIETYRHKEVAIRAAEEGKHILLEKPIALTLEDADEIIKAAKKAGVKLMVPFNPRFTIPLKKAKAMIEAGEIGELEYIYSISEYVKPPIFLEGLDTSWFLDVKKAGGGGFMDTAPHGVDSLLWLTNSEPKSVYADIGSKIYGFPVDDIGTAVLEFKNGVVAVLNAGWGNPKGYAYGLEIKYYILGKEGFLDIRTAYPDFTVYQDKAEKIYWERADVNGIVDSFLESIIEDKEPPITGEIAKKNLEIILAAYESSRTGKTIKL, from the coding sequence ATGATAAATGTTGGAATAATCAGCTATGCCCATCCACATGCGTTAAGATACGGAACCACTTTTGCCTCTAACCCCAAAGCAAAGCTTTACGCAATCTCGGGGGACGGTGCAAACGCCGATGTTGCAAGAGCTGAAGCCCAAAAGCTTAATGCAAAATTCTACAAGAGCTACGAAGATCTTCTCAAAGATAAGAAAATAGATGCAGTTTACATAGCTATTGAAACCTACAGGCACAAAGAAGTCGCCATAAGAGCTGCTGAGGAGGGGAAGCACATACTCCTGGAAAAGCCAATTGCCCTAACCCTTGAAGATGCCGACGAGATTATCAAAGCGGCTAAAAAAGCCGGTGTTAAGCTTATGGTACCATTCAATCCAAGGTTCACTATTCCTCTCAAGAAGGCGAAAGCCATGATAGAAGCTGGGGAGATAGGAGAGCTGGAGTATATATATTCAATCTCAGAGTACGTAAAGCCCCCCATATTCCTTGAGGGCTTAGATACGAGCTGGTTCTTAGACGTTAAAAAAGCGGGCGGCGGAGGATTCATGGATACTGCACCCCATGGAGTGGATTCTTTACTTTGGCTTACAAACAGCGAGCCGAAGAGCGTTTACGCAGATATAGGCTCAAAAATCTATGGGTTCCCTGTAGATGATATAGGTACTGCAGTGCTAGAGTTCAAAAACGGCGTTGTAGCAGTTCTTAATGCTGGATGGGGCAATCCAAAGGGATACGCATATGGGCTGGAAATCAAATATTATATCCTCGGAAAAGAGGGATTCCTTGATATCAGAACTGCATATCCCGACTTTACTGTATATCAAGACAAGGCAGAAAAAATATACTGGGAGAGAGCTGATGTCAACGGCATTGTTGACTCATTCTTGGAGTCAATAATAGAGGATAAAGAGCCTCCGATAACTGGAGAGATTGCCAAAAAGAACCTAGAAATAATTCTAGCTGCTTACGAGTCTTCAAGAACTGGAAAAACTATTAAACTTTGA
- a CDS encoding S-layer protein — translation MKRTLSFVVVLLVFFSIGGIANAYSFSIDSTNAVIVLPTTKVVNDQPLHINEDAIAGARLGAFLVLKGIRPSVYSTYVNVPVTYRSVIIPDNDQYYKLSETDMPDVGLTLGETPEGNKIVIAVNFSRVSYNSTSKKAQFGDRSVEIIFNENTTPLSLGGENTKLVSTVKDGKDILYIYSYEEKSDSKSLGSSVIVNGWKLYFHDIDTEQKKTLVEITYPSGIEKTQTLYRGKYYIMYVDSGGLEDFEVYDTYPSGRIETLLKEGAKKVLVFTPSDFFIGIGGTKQVTYEYEYYEKTKTYQDGDVYKGQWVWDIDPSNYIFTLYPHVDPDNDFPVVTLGEGDVLDLPIFELSISPVFEKDDNGDITGIEGYRFLRTVTVKKKVTVETTKANVVSDVNSLIITDEELSNLPTDKHVIIIGGWVSNKAWKILEQNYDSATIESLKNEIMNKGYVVAILDNPLNTAFKVIILAGKDYIHTKKAVDEFMSKA, via the coding sequence ATGAAGAGAACTCTAAGCTTTGTAGTTGTACTGCTGGTTTTCTTCTCTATTGGGGGAATTGCAAATGCATACAGCTTTTCAATAGACTCAACAAACGCTGTCATCGTGCTTCCCACTACTAAGGTTGTGAACGATCAACCTCTTCACATAAACGAAGATGCAATTGCAGGGGCACGGCTTGGCGCGTTTTTAGTTCTTAAAGGCATAAGGCCGAGTGTGTATTCAACTTATGTCAATGTCCCCGTAACGTATAGAAGTGTCATTATTCCAGATAATGATCAATATTACAAACTAAGTGAAACCGACATGCCTGATGTGGGCTTGACCCTTGGAGAGACCCCAGAAGGAAATAAGATTGTCATCGCAGTGAACTTCTCCAGAGTCTCATACAATTCAACGTCAAAGAAAGCTCAATTTGGAGACAGAAGCGTGGAGATAATATTCAATGAGAACACGACACCATTAAGTCTCGGTGGAGAAAACACAAAACTCGTATCAACAGTTAAAGATGGGAAAGACATCCTCTACATATACTCCTACGAAGAGAAAAGCGATTCGAAGTCTCTTGGAAGCAGTGTGATTGTAAATGGCTGGAAGCTCTACTTCCATGACATCGATACCGAGCAGAAGAAAACTCTTGTGGAAATAACTTACCCGAGCGGAATAGAGAAAACCCAAACACTTTACAGAGGGAAGTATTACATCATGTACGTAGATTCGGGAGGGTTGGAGGATTTTGAAGTTTACGACACTTATCCGAGTGGAAGAATTGAGACTTTGTTAAAAGAGGGTGCCAAAAAGGTTCTTGTGTTTACTCCCTCCGACTTCTTCATAGGTATTGGGGGCACCAAGCAGGTAACTTATGAGTATGAATACTACGAAAAAACCAAAACATACCAAGATGGGGATGTATATAAAGGACAATGGGTCTGGGATATTGATCCCTCGAACTACATATTCACATTGTATCCCCACGTTGACCCTGATAACGACTTCCCTGTCGTAACCTTAGGAGAGGGAGACGTTTTGGATCTTCCTATATTCGAGCTCAGCATCTCGCCAGTGTTTGAAAAGGATGATAATGGGGATATAACAGGAATAGAGGGCTATAGATTTCTAAGGACTGTAACGGTCAAGAAGAAGGTCACAGTAGAGACAACAAAGGCCAACGTTGTAAGTGACGTCAACTCCCTTATAATAACTGATGAGGAGCTCTCAAACCTTCCAACCGACAAACATGTGATAATAATAGGAGGATGGGTCAGCAACAAAGCTTGGAAAATCTTGGAACAGAACTACGATTCAGCAACAATAGAGAGTCTCAAAAACGAAATAATGAACAAAGGTTATGTGGTCGCAATTTTGGACAATCCGCTCAACACAGCCTTTAAAGTTATAATATTGGCAGGAAAAGATTACATACACACGAAGAAGGCTGTTGATGAGTTTATGTCTAAAGCTTGA